In Toxotes jaculatrix isolate fToxJac2 chromosome 12, fToxJac2.pri, whole genome shotgun sequence, the following are encoded in one genomic region:
- the ccni2 gene encoding cyclin-I yields the protein MKNPGAAESRRLVGLLEAALVREARLWKVPVFKNGCIQGADISSSQHQEMILWLRDMSRLFQFCPETFALGVCVLNRLLSTVKAQRKYLKCIAFTSLVLAAKINEEDEVIGSVKDLVVQSGCNFSTAEILRMERIILDKLHWDLYTATPVDFIHIFHALLVSGHPHLIPSIGLGWDSATDPGTLPAGPGHQKSPPGLQVALWTRQVQHCMACHQLWQFKGSTLALAIITLELEALTPDWFSVFTDLLKKAQVDSAEFIHCKEMVDEYLHSLEFSLPANAVYIFDGARIQEEEQRAWSPTQHLRQARRGRGGGEQGDSDEYYDGFRCLYNEETNPGPEGSDAGGLFDSKQKDVSPCPPLHPAVN from the exons ATGAAGAACCCAGGAGCCGCCGAGAGCCGTCGGCTGGTCGGCCTGCTGGAGGCCGCCCTGGTCAGAGAGGCTCGCCTCTGGAAGGTACCTGTGTTCAAGAACGGATGCATCCAG GGCGCTGACATCTCTTCATCCCAGCACCAAGAAATGATCCTTTGGCTCAGAGACATGAGCAGGCTGTTTCAGTTCTGTCCAGAGACCTTTGCACTGGGAGTCTGTGTCCTCAACCGCCTGCTGTCCACTGTCAAG gCCCAACGAAAATACCTGAAATGCATAGCTTTTACCTCACTGGTTCTGGCTGCCAAAATCAATGAGGAAGATGAG GTAATAGGTTCTGTTAAGGACCTGGTTGTGCAGAGCGGATGCAACTTTTCAACAGCGGAGATTCTTCGCATGGAGAGGATCATTCTAGACAAGCTGCACTGGGATTTGTACACCGCAACACCAGTCGACTTCATTCACATA TTCCACGCCCTGCTCGTCTCCGGCCATCCCCACCTCATTCCGTCCATCGGGCTCGGCTGGGACTCTGCAACGGACCCCGGCACACTTCCTGCTGGGCCGGGGCATCAGAAGAGTCCTCCGGGCCTCCAGGTGGCGTTGTGGACCAGGCAGGTGCAGCACTGTATGGCCTGCCACCAGCTTTGGCAGTTCAAGGGCTCCACATTGGCCTTGGCCATCATCACTTTGGAGCTGGAGGCGCTCACGCCTGACTGGTTCTCCGTCTTCACTGACCTGCTGAAGAAAGCACAA GTTGATAGTGCCGAGTTCATTCACTGCAAAGAGATGGTGGACGAGTACCTCCACAGCCTGGAGTTCTCCCTGCCGGCCAACGCCGTCTACATCTTCGACGGCGCCCGGatccaggaggaggagcagcgaGCCTGGAGCCCCACGCAACACCTCAGGCAAGCCAGGAGGGGCCGGGGCGGCGGAGAGCAGGGCGACTCGGACGAGTATTACGACGGTTTTCGGTGTTTGTATAACGAGGAGACGAACCCGGGTCCAGAGGGAAGCGATGCTGGGGGTTTGTTTGATTCCAAGCAGAAAGACGTCTCTCCCTGTCCGCCTCTGCACCCAGCTGTCAACTAG
- the sept8a gene encoding septin-8-A — MAATDVDVFSNEEKRNLSLGGHVGFDSLPDQLVSKSVTQGFCFNILCVGETGIGKSTLMNTLFNTMFENEEASHYQNGVYLRPRTYDLQESNVHLKLTIVDTVGFGDQINKEDSYKPIVDYIDTQFENYLQEELKIKRSLFNYHDTRIHICLYFIAPTGHSLKSLDLVTMKKLDSKVNIIPIIAKADTISKSELHKFKIKIMSELVSNGVQIYQFPTDDEAVSEINASMNAHLPFAVVGSVEEVKVGNKTVRARQYPWGVVQVENESHCDFVKLREMLIRVNMEDLREQTHARHYELYRRCKLEEMGFKDTDPDSQPFSLQETYEAKRKEFLGDLQRKEEEMRQMFVNKVKETEAELKEKERELHDKFEQLKRMHQEEKRKVEEKRRDLEEEMNAFNRKKVAAETLSLSQPLKKDKDKKN; from the exons ATGGCTGCCACGGACGTTGACGTATTTTCG AATGAAGAGAAGCGTAACCTGAGTTTGGGCGGCCATGTTGGATTTGACAGCCTCCCTGACCAACTGGTCAGTAAATCGGTCACGCAGGGATTTTGTTTTAACATCCTCTGTGTAG GGGAGACTGGAATTGGCAAGTCAACATTAATGAACACACTTTTCAACACCATGTTTGAGAACGAAGAGGCGAGCCATTATCAGAACGGCGTGTATCTTCGGCCGCGAACTTACGACCTGCAAGAAAGCAACGTCCACCTCAAACTCACGATTGTTGATACTGTTGGCTTTGGTGATCAGATCAACAAAGAGGATAG TTACAAGCCCATCGTTGACTACATCGACACTCAGTTCGAAAACTATCTCCAGGAAGAGCTGAAGATCAAACGCTCGCTGTTTAACTACCATGACACCAGGATCCACATCTGCCTTTATTTCATCGCCCCAACAGGACACTCCCTCAAGTCTCTGGACCTCGTCACTATGAAAAAACTGGACAGCAAG GTCAACATCATTCCCATCATTGCCAAAGCAGACACAATCTCCAAGAGCGAGCTtcataaattcaaaataaagatCATGAGTGAGCTGGTGAGCAATGGTGTCCAGATATACCAGTTCCCCACAGATGATGAAGCAGTCAGCGAGATCAACGCCTCCATGAAC GCCCATCTGCCGTTTGCTGTGGTCGGGAGCGTGGAGGAGGTCAAAGTGGGGAACAAAACAGTGAGGGCCAGACAGTACCCCTGGGGTGTTGTGCAAG ttgaGAATGAGAGCCACTGTGACTTTGTAAAACTCAGAGAGATGCTGATCAGGGTCAACATGGAGGATCTGAGGGAGCAGACCCACGCCCGCCACTATGAGCTGTACCGACGCTGCAAGCTGGAGGAGATGGGCTTCAAAGATACAGACCCTGACAGCCAGCCATTCAG TCTTCAAGAGACATATGAGGCCAAGAGGAAAGAGTTCTTGGGGGACCTGCAGCGTAAGGAGGAGGAAATGCGACAGATGTTTGTCAACAAAgtaaaagagacagaagcagaactgaaagaaaaggagagagag CTGCACGACAAGTTCGAGCAGCTGAAGCGGATGCatcaggaggagaagaggaaggtggaggagaagcGGAGAGatctggaggaggagatgaacgCCTTCAACAGGAAGAAGGTGGCAGCCGAGACGCTCTCCTTATCTCAGCCCCTCAAGAAAGACAAGGACAAGAAAAA TTAA
- the LOC121190775 gene encoding ankyrin repeat domain-containing protein SOWAHA-like, which produces MTLTQESVLSLLVAEGGRVKKSDLVVKFKGSIDCVDPAEKERNRELFKTFVNNVAFVKEIDGVRYVVIKKMYQHLLESVQSAESRAEKTDKGEIPLTGEQQRPPARGEETESCADAGGQRSAASELDQEQTSESNENPSELLSPIQLALQRSKYSNVKVKRMLNFEIQQQDTTGDNYSRRGVVNEPTTIQSKPYALPLRMPPSSTRVEIHKLKVDPDDPPESPKLDASRNKRRPPSVETDSSISSPQLRRAVKSTKASEEHKDTRIPSTVPLEHSEHEWLVKCAAGHWSQVYGLLLRDSQLAEKRDFMSGFTALHWAAKCGNSEMLVKIIDLSRKGGVDIDINVKTHGGYTPLHIAALHNQEYFMAMLVGEYGANVSIRDNCGKKPYHYLRQGVSGTVREMLGGPTARQAQDRALPEKEELDLFPDLSKGLHSISRLFQPHVTGHKKKHKQRPGLYSLSDDPGEEREDNSSSSSSFRQRVISDAFM; this is translated from the coding sequence ATGACTTTGACGCAGGAATCCGTCCTGTCTTTGCTGGTAGCTGAGGGGGGCAGAGTGAAGAAGTCCGACTTGGTGGTTAAGTTTAAGGGTTCAATAGACTGCGTCGATCCCGCAGAGAAAGAGCGGAACAGGGAGCTTTTCAAGACTTTTGTCAACAACGTCGCCTTCGTCAAAGAAATCGACGGTGTCCGGTATGTTGTCATCAAGAAAATGTATCAGCATTTGCTGGAGAGTGTCCAGTCAGCGGAGAGCCGAGCGGAGAAGACTGACAAGGGAGAGATTCCTCTGACAGGTGAGCAGCAGCGCCCACCTGCGCGGGGTGAGGAGACCGAGAGCTGTGCGGATGCAGGAGGGCAGAGATCAGCTGCTTCTGAACTTGATCAAGAACAGACAAGTGAAAGTAATGAGAATCCAAGTGAATTACTGTCTCCTATACAGCTGGCACTGCAGAGGAGCAAATATTCTAATGTTAAGGTTAAAAGGATGTTGAATTTTGAGATCCAGCAGCAGGACACGACTGGTGATAACTACTCAAGAAGGGGTGTGGTAAATGAGCCCACCACCATCCAAAGCAAACCTTATGCCTTGCCTCTGAGAATGCCACCCAGCTCCACCAGGGTGGAGATCCACAAACTGAAGGTGGACCCGGATGATCCCCCTGAAAGTCCAAAACTAGATGCCTCCAGGAACAAGAGAAGACCCCCTTCtgtggagacagacagcagcatcagctcACCCCAGCTGAGGAGGGCTGTGAAGAGCACCAAGGCATCTGAGgagcacaaagacacaaggATTCCCTCCACGGTTCCCCTGGAGCACTCAGAGCATGAATGGCTGGTCAAGTGTGCCGCTGGCCACTGGAGCCAGGTTTACGGCCTGCTGCTGAGAGACAGCCAGCTGGCTGAGAAGAGGGACTTCATGTCAGGGTTCACCGCTCTGCACTGGGCAGCCAAGTGTGGAAACAGTGAAATGCTTGTGAAGATTATTGACTTATCAAGGAAAGGGGGAGTTGATATTGACattaatgtaaaaacacacGGTGGATACACTCCATTGCACATTGCCGCCTTGCACAACCAGGAGTATTTCATGGCCATGCTGGTGGGGGAGTATGGGGCCAATGTAAGCATCAGGGACAACTGCGGGAAGAAGCCCTACCACTATCTGCGCCAAGGCGTTTCTGGGACTGTGAGAGAGATGCTGGGGGGACCCACAGCGAGGCAGGCTCAGGACAGGGCCCTGCCGGAGAAAGAAGAGCTGGACCTGTTCCCAGATCTGTCCAAGGGCCTCCATTCAATAAGCCGTCTCTTCCAGCCACATGTGACAGGCCACAAGAAGAAGCACAAGCAGAGGCCAGGACTGTACTCCCTGAGCGACGACCCCGGTGAGGAAAGAgaggacaacagcagcagcagcagcagcttcagacaaAGAGTCATATCAGATGCTTTTATGTGA